A section of the Pseudobacteriovorax antillogorgiicola genome encodes:
- a CDS encoding YfcC family protein, producing MTEKIKIPHTLILLLAMMLVAYLATWIVPQGFFETITLDNGRQSVVPGTFQLSEEKTRLTPMDFFVAIPRAFAGAQDVIFFVFIIGGVLAIARSTGTIDALIGSLLERFGKKPHMLIFMVIFSFAMASGVIGAAGEYIPFILILVGLCRAMRLDAMTAVGMTVTGYGIGYGVSAFNPFTVMIAQSISNVPIYSGIELRLAIFVPFVVIGFHHVWSYAKTVLANPDASLTAHIPCPLKGTDKANYPKITLAHKLILLGLVVTIITAVWGISQHGWYLDELGALFILWGLFTVIVGRLNADEAAEQFIEGVKELANTAMLVGVARGIALILEDGQILHSLVYGMSFPLSYVGSEIAAVGMLVMQTLLNLFIPSGSGQAYVTIPLLAPVGDLVGVNRQVVVLAYQFGDGFSNMIIPTNAVLMGIIGMAGIPYHLWFRFCLPLLTKLMVAAAIVLVAAVLLDYGADVQPVLSINGK from the coding sequence ATGACAGAAAAAATAAAGATCCCCCACACCCTGATTTTATTGCTCGCCATGATGCTTGTGGCATACCTAGCCACATGGATCGTTCCCCAAGGTTTTTTTGAAACCATCACCTTAGACAATGGCCGCCAGTCCGTCGTTCCTGGCACCTTCCAATTGAGTGAGGAAAAAACAAGGCTCACTCCCATGGATTTCTTCGTCGCAATTCCACGAGCTTTTGCCGGTGCTCAGGATGTTATCTTCTTTGTATTTATTATCGGAGGAGTCTTGGCCATCGCTCGGTCGACGGGGACTATTGATGCCCTCATCGGAAGTCTACTGGAACGCTTCGGCAAGAAACCTCACATGCTAATCTTCATGGTGATTTTCAGTTTTGCAATGGCTTCTGGCGTGATTGGCGCAGCAGGCGAATATATTCCGTTTATTCTTATCCTGGTGGGCCTGTGCCGGGCCATGAGATTGGATGCCATGACCGCAGTGGGTATGACTGTAACTGGCTATGGTATCGGCTATGGTGTGTCTGCCTTCAACCCTTTCACCGTGATGATTGCCCAGAGCATTTCGAATGTACCCATATACTCAGGCATCGAGCTCCGTTTGGCAATTTTTGTACCCTTTGTAGTGATCGGATTTCATCATGTCTGGTCTTATGCCAAAACAGTACTGGCCAACCCAGATGCATCATTGACAGCACACATTCCCTGCCCACTTAAAGGCACGGACAAAGCCAATTACCCTAAAATTACCTTGGCACACAAACTGATTCTACTTGGCTTGGTTGTTACCATCATCACTGCGGTCTGGGGCATTTCACAGCATGGTTGGTATCTCGATGAGCTTGGTGCTCTGTTTATTCTCTGGGGACTGTTCACTGTCATCGTTGGCAGGCTAAATGCCGACGAAGCTGCAGAGCAATTCATCGAGGGAGTGAAGGAACTTGCGAACACCGCTATGTTAGTGGGCGTAGCAAGAGGCATTGCCTTGATTCTAGAAGATGGTCAGATCCTTCATTCTTTAGTCTATGGTATGTCGTTCCCCTTATCATACGTCGGTTCTGAGATCGCCGCTGTGGGTATGCTAGTGATGCAGACTCTATTGAATTTATTCATTCCCTCAGGCAGCGGCCAAGCCTATGTCACCATCCCCTTACTGGCACCTGTTGGGGACCTAGTCGGTGTTAACAGGCAGGTGGTTGTGCTTGCTTATCAGTTTGGTGACGGATTTTCTAATATGATCATACCAACAAACGCCGTGCTCATGGGCATCATCGGAATGGCAGGGATTCCCTATCATCTGTGGTTTCGATTCTGTTTGCCACTTCTGACAAAGCTTATGGTCGCAGCAGCGATTGTGTTGGTTGCAGCAGTGCTACTTGACTATGGAGCAGACGTGCAACCTGTGCTGTCGATCAACGGGAAGTAA
- a CDS encoding pyruvate kinase — MKTSMTSRLANMQQQLAELIEQMDGARTNLSGSLPGKHQSLTNFLQYLCVRDVDLRPLQDDLQAVGLSSLGRSELAIHGSMKASHAWLLKFTDNDFDPLNAIESVDDELKQGKALLDDHTEKLLGPKRGDRRPRIMVTIPSDAHQDQELITQLMDGGMELARINCGHGSIEDQFKTALEVKHLARKKDLDIKVMCDLSGPKIRTRSLGQGPGVFKLKTTKDAYGHVLTPARVHLVSYPLVNHSEPCLPVCGQLSSLNDGDVLHFRDLRGRKRRAVVEVFEDHRFIKSYRNAYLGNVTRLHRGHDLVLAVSHLEPWEIQHRIHQGELFSLCLSMNDYHGEHFCIEANFEAFWDTLAVGDPVVFDDGRLATVVHDKDEISGFVVLKVLRAPSKGFVMKGDRGINFPDQSPQLAALTADDQETIDLLHGVADIFAFSFIKHAQDVRELRQFLNSRQLDQSKGVVLKIETKQAINHLPSIIIEGLKLDQLGIMIARGDLAVEVGFSRLSELQEEILTLARAAHVPVIWATQVLESLAKSGLPSRGDVSDVSRGERADCIMLNQGDFILDALQMTHDVCCRMAGHQRQNTTLMRELAIVKDRHLDSYQHGSERLNWT; from the coding sequence ATGAAAACTTCGATGACCAGCCGTCTTGCTAATATGCAGCAGCAGCTAGCCGAACTGATCGAGCAAATGGACGGTGCTCGCACCAATCTTAGCGGCTCCCTGCCAGGCAAGCATCAATCCCTTACCAACTTTCTTCAGTATCTTTGTGTTCGTGATGTCGACCTAAGGCCATTGCAGGACGATCTTCAAGCGGTCGGCTTATCATCCTTGGGGCGCAGCGAGCTAGCCATTCATGGGAGCATGAAAGCGAGCCATGCATGGTTGCTGAAATTCACCGATAATGACTTTGACCCGCTAAACGCCATTGAAAGTGTTGATGATGAATTGAAACAAGGGAAAGCACTATTAGATGATCATACCGAAAAACTGTTAGGCCCCAAAAGAGGCGACCGTCGCCCTAGAATTATGGTCACTATCCCAAGCGATGCCCATCAGGACCAAGAGTTAATAACTCAGCTTATGGATGGTGGTATGGAGCTCGCAAGAATTAATTGTGGTCATGGTAGCATTGAAGATCAGTTCAAAACCGCTCTAGAGGTCAAGCACCTAGCACGTAAAAAAGACCTCGATATTAAAGTGATGTGTGACCTATCTGGCCCTAAGATTAGAACACGATCACTTGGTCAGGGGCCAGGGGTTTTTAAGCTAAAAACCACTAAGGATGCCTATGGCCATGTGCTGACGCCGGCTCGTGTACACTTAGTGTCCTATCCTCTGGTAAATCATAGTGAGCCGTGCTTGCCCGTTTGTGGTCAATTATCGAGCCTCAACGATGGTGACGTCTTGCATTTCCGTGATTTGCGTGGTCGAAAGCGTCGGGCAGTGGTAGAGGTTTTTGAGGATCATCGATTCATAAAGTCTTATCGCAATGCTTACCTTGGAAATGTTACGAGACTGCATCGCGGTCATGATCTGGTTCTAGCAGTGTCTCACCTGGAGCCCTGGGAGATCCAACATCGAATTCACCAAGGGGAACTTTTCAGTCTTTGTTTATCTATGAACGACTACCACGGAGAGCATTTCTGCATCGAGGCTAATTTCGAAGCCTTTTGGGACACTCTAGCAGTGGGAGATCCAGTGGTGTTCGACGATGGACGTCTAGCAACCGTGGTTCATGACAAGGATGAAATCTCTGGTTTTGTTGTTTTGAAAGTACTTCGCGCACCTAGCAAGGGCTTTGTTATGAAAGGCGATCGCGGTATTAACTTCCCCGATCAATCGCCTCAGCTTGCGGCTCTCACCGCAGACGATCAAGAAACGATCGATCTACTTCACGGAGTTGCAGATATCTTCGCGTTCTCTTTTATAAAGCACGCTCAGGATGTCCGTGAGCTGAGACAATTTCTAAACTCCAGGCAACTGGATCAGAGCAAGGGTGTGGTTCTTAAAATAGAAACCAAGCAAGCAATCAATCACTTGCCTAGCATTATTATCGAGGGATTGAAGCTTGATCAGCTTGGCATTATGATTGCTCGCGGCGATCTAGCTGTTGAAGTGGGCTTCTCTAGACTTTCCGAACTTCAGGAGGAAATTCTCACCCTTGCCCGAGCAGCCCATGTGCCGGTGATTTGGGCGACGCAAGTTCTGGAGTCTCTGGCAAAAAGCGGGCTCCCGAGCCGCGGTGATGTCAGTGATGTCAGCCGAGGCGAACGAGCAGATTGTATCATGCTCAACCAAGGGGACTTCATCCTCGATGCTCTTCAAATGACTCATGATGTTTGCTGTCGCATGGCGGGGCACCAGAGGCAGAATACCACCTTGATGAGAGAGCTGGCCATCGTCAAGGATCGGCATCTTGATTCTTACCAGCATGGGTCCGAAAGGCTCAATTGGACATGA
- a CDS encoding leucine-rich repeat domain-containing protein: MSLIHSVSSYGTEKAACPEGQSWNDTWKACLLTIPSCAEQEYLDQASMTCKAIRSYVDKESCQRQGLRFDQKSRNCQPLNFVDRCESSEHSYDFLRTMSIIVNSLQAKSCREAFEEIERTKSLKLNDPHFVVGSLEPLRYLPNLEYLDLSYQRLDHIDDLSELKRLKTVVITGNDIQDLSPIKGIRGLQLIDHSDEDHSAPADNSLVY; encoded by the coding sequence ATGTCGCTTATTCATTCGGTTAGTAGCTATGGGACAGAAAAGGCTGCCTGCCCGGAAGGTCAATCTTGGAACGATACTTGGAAAGCCTGCTTACTGACAATTCCTAGTTGTGCCGAACAGGAGTACCTCGACCAGGCCTCCATGACATGTAAGGCGATCAGAAGCTACGTGGATAAGGAAAGCTGCCAGCGGCAGGGCCTCCGCTTTGATCAGAAATCTCGGAACTGTCAACCATTAAACTTTGTCGATCGCTGTGAATCGTCGGAGCACTCCTATGATTTTCTTCGAACCATGTCGATCATCGTCAATAGCCTGCAAGCAAAGTCTTGTCGTGAAGCTTTTGAAGAGATTGAGCGCACGAAAAGCCTGAAGCTCAATGACCCTCATTTCGTGGTTGGTAGCCTTGAGCCTCTACGCTACTTGCCCAATCTTGAGTATCTCGACCTAAGCTATCAGAGGCTTGATCATATCGACGACCTAAGTGAGCTGAAACGCTTAAAAACCGTAGTCATCACTGGCAATGATATCCAAGACCTATCACCCATCAAGGGAATCAGAGGGCTACAGCTCATCGATCATAGCGACGAGGATCATTCTGCGCCCGCTGATAACTCATTAGTTTACTGA
- a CDS encoding Hpt domain-containing protein, whose product MTTYIDEEQFLSEYEDSMDIIEMMLPKFEVGVKESVVKLEGLLQGTDYHALSEELHSLKGMVGNFYCPKLYDLALGMETTAKAGTADGITDSLKEFSELYPKVIAEVGTLLQRYAS is encoded by the coding sequence ATGACAACATACATCGATGAAGAACAGTTTCTATCTGAATACGAAGATAGCATGGATATTATTGAGATGATGCTGCCCAAATTTGAAGTTGGAGTAAAAGAATCAGTTGTCAAACTAGAAGGTCTTTTGCAGGGTACAGACTATCATGCACTCAGCGAAGAACTCCATAGCCTCAAGGGAATGGTGGGAAACTTTTACTGCCCCAAGCTCTACGACTTGGCTTTGGGAATGGAAACAACGGCTAAGGCAGGAACCGCCGATGGCATTACAGATTCACTTAAGGAGTTCTCTGAACTTTATCCAAAAGTGATTGCCGAGGTGGGAACCCTTTTACAACGTTACGCCAGCTAG
- a CDS encoding type II toxin-antitoxin system HicB family antitoxin, giving the protein MQLNGIVFEDAGCWLADVPGLDLMVQGDSKEDAFNELKEVFSEEFPDVIATFDWLHELQGVFGVRFKKPGQILHVMIKRHRETVEEPLSRIASRAKGVDSELWKEIESGSRQSTAAQFFSMLDALGLDVIVSVKKRTD; this is encoded by the coding sequence ATGCAACTCAATGGTATAGTATTCGAGGACGCTGGCTGCTGGCTGGCAGATGTACCGGGTCTTGATTTGATGGTTCAGGGGGATAGCAAGGAGGATGCTTTTAACGAGTTAAAGGAAGTTTTTTCAGAGGAATTTCCTGATGTTATCGCAACGTTCGACTGGCTCCACGAGCTTCAAGGTGTTTTTGGTGTTCGCTTCAAAAAACCCGGCCAAATACTTCACGTGATGATCAAGCGCCACCGTGAGACAGTAGAAGAGCCCCTAAGTCGCATTGCCTCTCGGGCGAAAGGTGTTGATTCAGAACTGTGGAAGGAGATTGAATCAGGCTCTCGCCAGTCTACTGCGGCTCAATTCTTTTCCATGCTGGATGCTTTGGGGCTCGATGTGATTGTAAGTGTCAAGAAGCGTACCGATTAG
- a CDS encoding TIGR04211 family SH3 domain-containing protein gives MKYIGLITLLLISMNSFAARKYVSDVLYIPVRTGPSNKHKIIGYLKSGTQVTALKSADEYTEIKSHGEKQRQGWVKARFLLDEPIAAMKLEQLNDDMKRMTEIRQELNQFKSQAESLKSERDGLVNQLERIKKVSSSAVEIDQENQSLKAKVVQLEKELTDVKEKNFLLEEDQRNEGIKLGIFAIALGTLVGFVLPYMKPRGQKRRNSGIRLR, from the coding sequence ATGAAATACATCGGCCTTATCACATTGCTCCTTATCTCCATGAACTCATTCGCAGCACGCAAGTATGTTTCTGATGTCTTATACATCCCAGTTCGCACGGGCCCGTCTAATAAGCACAAGATCATCGGCTATCTAAAAAGCGGGACTCAGGTAACGGCTCTCAAGTCGGCGGATGAATATACTGAGATCAAGTCACACGGAGAAAAGCAGAGGCAAGGTTGGGTTAAAGCTCGATTCCTTCTTGATGAGCCAATCGCTGCCATGAAGCTAGAGCAACTGAATGACGACATGAAACGCATGACAGAGATTCGCCAGGAGCTAAACCAATTTAAGTCACAGGCAGAAAGTCTTAAGTCGGAACGAGATGGACTGGTGAATCAATTGGAGCGGATTAAGAAAGTGTCATCTTCAGCTGTGGAAATTGATCAGGAAAATCAAAGCCTGAAAGCTAAGGTTGTTCAATTGGAGAAAGAGCTAACTGACGTCAAAGAGAAAAACTTCCTTTTGGAAGAAGATCAGCGAAATGAGGGCATCAAGCTAGGAATCTTTGCTATTGCTCTTGGCACCTTGGTAGGTTTTGTTTTACCTTACATGAAACCCAGAGGCCAGAAGCGCCGTAACTCTGGGATTCGACTGCGATAA